Proteins encoded by one window of Anopheles maculipalpis chromosome 2RL, idAnoMacuDA_375_x, whole genome shotgun sequence:
- the LOC126556525 gene encoding phenoloxidase-activating factor 2-like, which yields MISFYAWFAISLLAFTHGQETEDDLKCPGGYCVSKHLCLNSTYSDDPTLAQNTQLVGLRLNIDDMDTCEDYLLVCCNSVPTPPTSTANPSSSEEIIIPPPSTFACGQANENGLIYDLQHNDSLAQYAEFPWVVYILTEAKQSSPTDSKFVCGGSLIHPRLVVTTAHNTDGKSNLIARFGEWDISSTNEPFAQQEIRVQEVIKHPEYVYNPIQNDIALLVLENSVQYQQHIRPICLPQPDDDFVGKRCISNGWGTERGVYANVMKKITLPVIERAKCTRMLRFAGLGPYYNLREGFLCAGGEANVDTCKGDGGSPLACQTDSGTFVLGGIVSWGIGCGGYNLPGVYVAVNRYVNWINERILEQTLDAMDINLKL from the exons ATGATCAGCTTTTATGCTTGGTTTGCAATCTCGCTACTAGCGTTCACCCACGGTCAAGAAACGGAAGATGATCTG AAATGTCCCGGAGGATACTGCGTTTCGAAACATCTTTGTCTCAATTCCACGTACAGCGATGATCCAACACTGGCCCAGAATACGCAGCTTGTTGGATTGCGGCTTAATATAGATGATATGGACACGTGTGAAGACTATTTGCTAGTATGCTGTAATTCTGTTCCAACTCCCCCAACATCCACGGCAAATCCGAGCAGCAGTGAG GAAATAATTATACCACCTCCGTCTACCTTCGCCTGCGGACAGGCTAACGAAAACGGACTGATTTACGACCTGCAGCATAATGACTCGCTGGCACAGTACGCCGAATTTCCTTGGGTAGTGTACATACTGACCGAAGCGAAACAATCTTCCCCAACGGACAGTAAATTCGTTTGCGGAGGTTCACTGATCCATCCACGGCTGGTCGTGACAACGGCTCACAATACGGATGGCAAGTCGAACTTAATTGCACGGTTCGGCGAATGGGACATTAGCAGCACGAATGAACCATTTGCACAACAGGAAATACGCGTGCAGGAAGTCATCAAACATCCCGAATATGTGTACAATCCGATACAGAACGATATAGCGCTTCTCGTACTGGAGAACAGTGTGCAATATCAGCAACACATACGACCCATTTGTCTACCCCAGCCGGATGATGATTTCGTTGGCAAACGGTGCATTTCTAACGGTTGGGGCACCGAACGGGGCGTGTATGCGAACGTGATGAAGAAAATCACGCTTCCAGTAATTGAGCGCGCCAAGTGCACGCGGATGCTTCGTTTTGCTGGACTCGGTCCGTACTATAATCTTCGGGAAGGTTTCCTGTGTGCCGGTGGGGAAGCTAACGTCGATACGTGCAAGGGTGACGGTGGATCACCACTCGCGTGCCAAACCGACAGCGGTACGTTTGTGCTCGGGGGCATTGTGTCGTGGGGCATTGGCTGTGGGGGATACAATTTACCCGGTGTGTACGTTGCCGTTAACCGATACGTCAATTGGATTAACGAACGCATTTTGGAACAGACGTTGGATGCGATGgatattaatttgaaattgtaA
- the LOC126556475 gene encoding protein FRA10AC1 → MYHRNLAHLNPYELHKHLINEYMLTKPGATKLLQRDTSRDKTDHDVVRENHRFLWDDETVDSWEKQLAKKYYDKLFKEYCISDLSRYKENKVAMRWRIEKEVVVGKGQFVCGDRHCEERNELRSWEVNFGYLEHGQKKNALVKLRLCPKCSDKLNYHSKKREIKRLKKRDRKTKPSTSKRICDEAPATTSTGARAISEDKKAETTSQSTEADNLSQTGDEKDGSSAPEVVEGSWSKGNEAEEKTREEEFDEFLEDLLL, encoded by the exons ATGTATCACCGAAATTTGGCCCATTTGAATCCGTACGAACTGCACAAACATCTGATCAATGAGTACATGCTGACAAAGCCAGGTGCCACCAAGCTGCTGCAGCGTGATACTTCCCGCGATAAAACCGATCACGACGTTGTACGCGAAAACCATCGCTTTCTGTGGGATGACGAAACGGTGGACAGTTGGGAGAAGCAGCTGGCCAAAAAGTATTACGACAAACTGTTCAAAGAGTACTGCATTTCCGATCTTAGCCGGTACAAAGAGAACAAG GTTGCGATGCGATGGAGAATCGAGAAGGAGGTGGTCGTTGGCAAAGGACAGTTCGTATGCGGCGATCGGCACTGTGAGGAGCGGAACGAGCTGCGCAGTTGGGAGGTCAACTTTGGCTACCTGGAGCATGGCCAGAAAAAGAATGCTCTGGTCAAATTGC GCTTGTGTCCTAAGTGTTCTGATAAGCTAAATTATCACTCTAAAAAACGAGAAATTAAACGACTCAAGAAGCGCGATCGTAAAACGAAACCTTCTACTAGTAAACGGATTTGCGATGAAGCTCCAGCTACTACTAGCACCGGTGCCAGAGCAATTTCGGAAGACAAAAAAGCCGAGACGACGAGCCAAAGTACGGAAGCTGACAATTTGTCGCAAACGGGAGATGAAAAAGACGGATCTTCCGCACCGGAAGTTGTCGAAGGAAGTTGGAGCAAAG gGAATGaagcggaagaaaaaacacgtgAAGAAGAATTTGACgaatttttggaggatctctTGCTGTGA
- the LOC126556264 gene encoding zinc finger C4H2 domain-containing protein isoform X3, producing the protein MSAVDERTIYAKLEAMKDIRSKTLQLEKLKLKIIREVENGDAEEKCLSEYRRELELLMQEKMSHVEELRQIHADINAMETVIKQAEENRIRSINMANRIHEEYVPLKTEVDSMRRDYLGLERLPELHEEEGTTISPDRFQNYYATNKPLSTPSATFSRPPLSAHHPLPPDAPATSLPPSAPPGFLPPPPVAMRINKPPELPTNRLQQTPSTIGIGHPTFSRQQPPPMKSCLSCHQQIHRNAPICPLCKAKSRSRNPKKPKKKDH; encoded by the exons ATGAGTGCAGTTGATGAAAGAACGATTTACGCAAAGCTCGAAGCGATGAAAGACATTCG CTCAAAAACACTTCAGCTCGAGAAGCTGAAGCTGAAAATTATCCGCGAGGTGGAGAATGGTGATGCGGAGGAAAAATGTCTTTCCGAGTATCGGCGCGAGCTGGAGCTACTGATGCAGGAAAAGATGAGCCATGTGGAGGAACTGCGTCAGATTCATGCCGATATCAATGCT ATGGAAACAGTCATCAAGCAGGCGGAGGAAAATCGTATCCGGTCGATTAATATGGCGAATCGCATTCATGAAGAATATGTCCCACTGAAAACGGAGGTAGATTCAATGCGCCGCGATTATTTGGGCCTCGAAAGACTGCCAGAATTACACGAAGAGGAAGGAACTACTATTTCACCAGA CCGCTTCCAGAACTATTACGCCACCAACAAACCACTGTCGACGCCTTCTGCCACCTTCTCCCGGCCCCCGCTATCCGCCCATCATCCACTGCCGCCCGATGCACCCGCCACATCGTTGCCACCGTCAGCACCGCCCGGTTTTCTGCCACCGCCGCCGGTAGCGATGCGTATCAACAAACCACCGGAACTGCCCACGAACCGACTGCAGCAGACACCGTCCACGATCGGCATCGGTCATCCGACATTCAG CAGACAGCAGCCGCCTCCCATGAAGTCGTGTCTTTCGTGCCATCAGCAAATACATCGCAATGCACCGATCTGTCCACTTTGCAAAGCCAAAAGCCGTTCTCGTAACCCCAAGAAACCGAAGAAGAAGGACCATTAG
- the LOC126556264 gene encoding zinc finger C4H2 domain-containing protein isoform X4, with protein MSAVDERTIYAKLEAMKDIRSKTLQLEKLKLKIIREVENGDAEEKCLSEYRRELELLMQEKMSHVEELRQIHADINAMETVIKQAEENRIRSINMANRIHEEYVPLKTEVDSMRRDYLGLERLPELHEEEGTTISPDRFQNYYATNKPLSTPSATFSRPPLSAHHPLPPDAPATSLPPSAPPGFLPPPPVAMRINKPPELPTNRLQQTPSTIGIGHPTFRQQPPPMKSCLSCHQQIHRNAPICPLCKAKSRSRNPKKPKKKDH; from the exons ATGAGTGCAGTTGATGAAAGAACGATTTACGCAAAGCTCGAAGCGATGAAAGACATTCG CTCAAAAACACTTCAGCTCGAGAAGCTGAAGCTGAAAATTATCCGCGAGGTGGAGAATGGTGATGCGGAGGAAAAATGTCTTTCCGAGTATCGGCGCGAGCTGGAGCTACTGATGCAGGAAAAGATGAGCCATGTGGAGGAACTGCGTCAGATTCATGCCGATATCAATGCT ATGGAAACAGTCATCAAGCAGGCGGAGGAAAATCGTATCCGGTCGATTAATATGGCGAATCGCATTCATGAAGAATATGTCCCACTGAAAACGGAGGTAGATTCAATGCGCCGCGATTATTTGGGCCTCGAAAGACTGCCAGAATTACACGAAGAGGAAGGAACTACTATTTCACCAGA CCGCTTCCAGAACTATTACGCCACCAACAAACCACTGTCGACGCCTTCTGCCACCTTCTCCCGGCCCCCGCTATCCGCCCATCATCCACTGCCGCCCGATGCACCCGCCACATCGTTGCCACCGTCAGCACCGCCCGGTTTTCTGCCACCGCCGCCGGTAGCGATGCGTATCAACAAACCACCGGAACTGCCCACGAACCGACTGCAGCAGACACCGTCCACGATCGGCATCGGTCATCCGACATTCAG ACAGCAGCCGCCTCCCATGAAGTCGTGTCTTTCGTGCCATCAGCAAATACATCGCAATGCACCGATCTGTCCACTTTGCAAAGCCAAAAGCCGTTCTCGTAACCCCAAGAAACCGAAGAAGAAGGACCATTAG
- the LOC126556264 gene encoding zinc finger C4H2 domain-containing protein isoform X2 yields the protein MSAVDERTIYAKLEAMKDIRSKTLQLEKLKLKIIREVENGDAEEKCLSEYRRELELLMQEKMSHVEELRQIHADINAMETVIKQAEENRIRSINMANRIHEEYVPLKTEVDSMRRDYLGLERLPELHEEEGTTISPDRFQNYYATNKPLSTPSATFSRPPLSAHHPLPPDAPATSLPPSAPPGFLPPPPVAMRINKPPELPTNRLQQTPSTIGIGHPTFRSDFNVNLRQQPPPMKSCLSCHQQIHRNAPICPLCKAKSRSRNPKKPKKKDH from the exons ATGAGTGCAGTTGATGAAAGAACGATTTACGCAAAGCTCGAAGCGATGAAAGACATTCG CTCAAAAACACTTCAGCTCGAGAAGCTGAAGCTGAAAATTATCCGCGAGGTGGAGAATGGTGATGCGGAGGAAAAATGTCTTTCCGAGTATCGGCGCGAGCTGGAGCTACTGATGCAGGAAAAGATGAGCCATGTGGAGGAACTGCGTCAGATTCATGCCGATATCAATGCT ATGGAAACAGTCATCAAGCAGGCGGAGGAAAATCGTATCCGGTCGATTAATATGGCGAATCGCATTCATGAAGAATATGTCCCACTGAAAACGGAGGTAGATTCAATGCGCCGCGATTATTTGGGCCTCGAAAGACTGCCAGAATTACACGAAGAGGAAGGAACTACTATTTCACCAGA CCGCTTCCAGAACTATTACGCCACCAACAAACCACTGTCGACGCCTTCTGCCACCTTCTCCCGGCCCCCGCTATCCGCCCATCATCCACTGCCGCCCGATGCACCCGCCACATCGTTGCCACCGTCAGCACCGCCCGGTTTTCTGCCACCGCCGCCGGTAGCGATGCGTATCAACAAACCACCGGAACTGCCCACGAACCGACTGCAGCAGACACCGTCCACGATCGGCATCGGTCATCCGACATTCAGGTCTGATTTCAATGTGAATTTAAG ACAGCAGCCGCCTCCCATGAAGTCGTGTCTTTCGTGCCATCAGCAAATACATCGCAATGCACCGATCTGTCCACTTTGCAAAGCCAAAAGCCGTTCTCGTAACCCCAAGAAACCGAAGAAGAAGGACCATTAG
- the LOC126556264 gene encoding zinc finger C4H2 domain-containing protein isoform X1, giving the protein MSAVDERTIYAKLEAMKDIRSKTLQLEKLKLKIIREVENGDAEEKCLSEYRRELELLMQEKMSHVEELRQIHADINAMETVIKQAEENRIRSINMANRIHEEYVPLKTEVDSMRRDYLGLERLPELHEEEGTTISPDRFQNYYATNKPLSTPSATFSRPPLSAHHPLPPDAPATSLPPSAPPGFLPPPPVAMRINKPPELPTNRLQQTPSTIGIGHPTFRSDFNVNLSRQQPPPMKSCLSCHQQIHRNAPICPLCKAKSRSRNPKKPKKKDH; this is encoded by the exons ATGAGTGCAGTTGATGAAAGAACGATTTACGCAAAGCTCGAAGCGATGAAAGACATTCG CTCAAAAACACTTCAGCTCGAGAAGCTGAAGCTGAAAATTATCCGCGAGGTGGAGAATGGTGATGCGGAGGAAAAATGTCTTTCCGAGTATCGGCGCGAGCTGGAGCTACTGATGCAGGAAAAGATGAGCCATGTGGAGGAACTGCGTCAGATTCATGCCGATATCAATGCT ATGGAAACAGTCATCAAGCAGGCGGAGGAAAATCGTATCCGGTCGATTAATATGGCGAATCGCATTCATGAAGAATATGTCCCACTGAAAACGGAGGTAGATTCAATGCGCCGCGATTATTTGGGCCTCGAAAGACTGCCAGAATTACACGAAGAGGAAGGAACTACTATTTCACCAGA CCGCTTCCAGAACTATTACGCCACCAACAAACCACTGTCGACGCCTTCTGCCACCTTCTCCCGGCCCCCGCTATCCGCCCATCATCCACTGCCGCCCGATGCACCCGCCACATCGTTGCCACCGTCAGCACCGCCCGGTTTTCTGCCACCGCCGCCGGTAGCGATGCGTATCAACAAACCACCGGAACTGCCCACGAACCGACTGCAGCAGACACCGTCCACGATCGGCATCGGTCATCCGACATTCAGGTCTGATTTCAATGTGAATTTAAG CAGACAGCAGCCGCCTCCCATGAAGTCGTGTCTTTCGTGCCATCAGCAAATACATCGCAATGCACCGATCTGTCCACTTTGCAAAGCCAAAAGCCGTTCTCGTAACCCCAAGAAACCGAAGAAGAAGGACCATTAG
- the LOC126556339 gene encoding integumentary mucin C.1-like, producing the protein MISPKYVKGALLVALVALLTVNAVPATPVDGDAPKIDTSITPAVTTQDLPTTTQAPPDDKNTTTPSTTTPSTTTETTSSTTSTTPETTSSTSTTPSTTTSSTTTSTSTTAKPTTPTTPTPTPTTTSTETPTTPAPPTPAPHCNRFDAYSFVGGMILAYGSLAISLVLYKFYKTHSNQANLNSGSNYRTL; encoded by the exons ATGATTTCACCGAAGTACGTTAAAGGTGCACTGCTGGTAGCATTGGTTGCGCTGCTCACGGTGAACGCAGTGCCCGCAACGCCAG TCGATGGTGATGCGCCCAAAATCGATACGAGCATTACGCCGGCAGTTACGACACAAGACCTCCCAACGACCACACAGGCTCCTCCGG atgacaaaaatacaacaaccCCAAGCACCACCACTCCTTCAACTACCACGGAAACAACATcttccaccacctccaccactcCAGAGACGACTTCTTCTACCAGCACGACCCCTTCTACTACAACTAGCTCCACTACCACCAGTACCTCCACCACAGCTAAGCCCACTACACCAACCACCCCCACGCCCACCCCAACGACGACGTCAACGGAAACTCCTACCACACCGGCACCACCAACTCCGGCGCCCCATTGTAATCGCTTTGACGCTTACTCCTTCGTCGGCGGTATGATCCTGGCCTACGGATCGCTGGCCATCTCTCTAGTACTGTACAAATTCTACAAAACGCACTCGAACCAGGCAAACCTCAACAGTGGATCCAACTATCGTACGCTGTAA
- the LOC126555975 gene encoding solute carrier family 26 member 10-like — MKLDSAGTESGIVNPTFYQELNEEQTNSEAAARDVPLPPVVTVSHPMYQQHQLNDAYRYRKPKRALRRELMTSVRKVDAKTCCSTVFPLTTWLPEYSWSKDLVRDLISGCTVAVMHIPQGIGYALLANVPPIVGIYMAFFPVLVYFLFGTSRHNSMGTFAVVSIMVGKTVLAYTGTSEPGEPPRTALDVATAVCFVVGIMQLIMCICRLGVISFLLSDTLVSGFTTGAAIHVVTSQIKDLLGISLPTVGSMFEIVKTYIEIFKEIVNVNWAAIIISTITIIVLVVNNEILKPKVAKRSVIPIPIELIAVIAGTLLSRYLEFQEKYSIKTIGTIPTGLPAPTLPDFSLMPSILLDSFPVAMVGYTVSVSMALIFAKKENYEIGFNQELFAMGTGNVFSSFFSCFPFAASLSRSSIQYSVGGRTQIASVISCGLLAIVLLWVGPFFEPLPRCVLSGIIVVSLKGLLMQVTQLKSFWRQSWIDGMVWILTFLSVVLVAIDIGLLVGIVLSVCCIFFRALKPYTCLLGNVPNTDIYLDVNRYDGLIQHAGIKIFHYCGALNFASRAAFKTTICETLGINLTEEIKRRKDPDWKPTMEQACRVLVLDFTSLSSIDPSAIGTFKALVREFEVLDIQTVLAGCQPPVFEVMQRCELIGDIGKPYCRVFTSVHDAVQYAREYVGSGSISGSVVSEATGIV, encoded by the exons atgaAGCTCGATTCGGCAGGCACCGAGAGTGGGATTGTGAATCCTACCTTCTATCAGGAGCTGAACGAAGAGCAAACGAACTCAGAAGCGGCGGCACGTGATGTACCGTTGCCGCCGGTTGTCACCGTTTCACATCCGATGTACCAGCAACATCAGCTCAATGATGCGTACCGATATCGGAAACCAAAGCGGGCCCTTCGGAGGGAGCTGATGACCAGCGTACGGAAGGTGGATGCAAAGACGTGCTGCAGTACGGTTTTCCCGCTGACGACCTGGTTGCCGGAGTACTCTTGGAGCAAAGACTTGGTGCGGGATTTGATTAGTGGCTGTACGGTGGCAGTGATGCACATTCCGCAGGGTATCGGGTACGCACTGTTGGCCAACGTACCACCGATCGTCGGCATCTATATGGCGTTCTTTCCGGTGCTGGTGTACTTTTTGTTCGGTACCTCACGCCATAATTCAATGG GAACATTTGCCGTAGTGTCTATTATGGTCGGTAAAACCGTGCTCGCTTACACCGGCACCAGTGAACCCGGCGAACCGCCGCGTACTGCACTGGATGTAGCAACTGCCGTCTGCTTCGTCGTCGGCATAATGCAGCTCATAATGTGCATCTGCCGACTCGGTGTAATATCCTTCCTGCTATCCGATACGCTCGTTTCCGGCTTTACTACCGGTGCAGCCATTCACGTCGTAACGTCACAGATCAAGGACCTGCTAGGAATATCGTTACCCACGGTGGGCAGTATGTTCGAAATCGTTAAG ACGTACATCGAAATCTTCAAGGAAATTGTTAACGTTAACTGGGCCGCAATCATCATCTCAACCATTACGATTATCGTGCTGGTGGTTAACAACGAGATCCTGAAG CCGAAGGTCGCTAAGCGTAGTGTCATTCCGATACCGATCGAGCTGATCGCGGTCATTGCCGGTACATTGCTGTCAAGGTACCTTGAGTTTCAAGAGAAGTACAGCATCAAAACAATCGGAACCATCCCGACTGGATTACCTG CTCCGACATTGCCAGATTTCAGCCTGATGCCCTCGATACTGCTCGACAGCTTCCCGGTGGCGATGGTCGGCTACACCGTATCCGTCTCGATGGCCCTCATATttgcgaaaaaggaaaactacgAGATCGGTTTCAATCAGGAACTGTTTGCGATGGGCACCGGTAACGTGTTTAGCTCATTCTTCTCCTGCTTCCCGTTTGCTGCCTCGCTGTCCCGTTCCTCCATCCAGTACTCGGTCGGTGGACGGACCCAGATTGCTTCCGTTATTTCGTGCGGTTTGCTAGCGATCGTACTGCTGTGGGTAGGACCGTTCTTTGAACCGCTGCCGCGATGCGTACTGTCCGGCATTATTGTGGTATCGCTCAAGGGGCTGTTAATGCAGGTGACGCAGCTGAAAAGCTTCTGGCGCCAGAGCTGGATCGATGGTATGGTGTGGATACTGACGTTCCTGTCCGTGGTGCTAGTTGCGATCGATATCGGTCTGCTGGTTGGGATTGTGCTGAGCgtatgttgtatttttttccgcGCTCTCAAACCGTATACGTGTCTGCTGGGGAATGTACCAAACACCGATATCTATCTGGATGTGAATCGTTACGATGGG CTGATCCAACACGCCGGTATAAAGATATTCCACTACTGTGGTGCGCTGAATTTCGCTTCCCGTGCCGCCTTCAAAACAACGATCTGTGAAACTCTTGGCATTAATCTTACCGAGGAGATCAAGCGCCGAAAAGATCCGGACTGGAAGCCAACCATGGAGCAGGCCTGCCGGGTGCTGGTACTGGACTTTACCTCCCTCAGCTCCATTGACCCGTCCGCTATCGGAACCTTCAAGGCGTTGGTGCGGGAATTCGAAGTGCTGGACATCCAGACCGTTCTAGCCGGGTGTCAACCACCCGTCTTCGAAGTGATGCAAAGGTGTGAATTAATAGGCGACATCGGCAAACCGTACTGTCGGGTGTTTACCTCCGTGCATGACGCTGTACAATATGCGCGGGAATATGTAGGAAGTGGTTCCATCAGTGGGAGCGTCGTTTCCGAAGCTACCGGGATTGTGTAG
- the LOC126556436 gene encoding histone H4: MTGRGKGGKGLGKGGAKRHRKVLRDNIQGITKPAIRRLARRGGVKRISGLIYEETRGVLKVFLENVIRDAVTYTEHAKRKTVTAMDVVYALKRQGRTLYGFGG; encoded by the coding sequence ATGACTGGTCGCGGTAAAGGAGGCAAGGGACTTGGAAAGGGAGGAGCAAAGCGTCACCGAAAGGTTCTTCGCGATAACATCCAGGGCATTACGAAGCCCGCCATCCGTCGCCTGGCTCGTCGTGGTGGTGTGAAGCGTATTTCAGGACTGATCTACGAGGAAACGCGCGGTGTGCTGAAGGTTTTCCTGGAGAACGTGATCCGTGATGCCGTCACCTATACCGAGCACGCGAAGCGCAAGACCGTGACGGCGATGGATGTGGTGTACGCTCTGAAGCGCCAGGGCCGTACGCTGTACGGTTTCGGAGGTTAA
- the LOC126556115 gene encoding damage-control phosphatase ARMT1-like, with product MTTTDLTTKYNIIDEKPPFNAPLKGQYKQGFGYYTMRERLPVILTQVIDQLSKDKEQIVENFGGETAREELKAAIGEISKLKYELQTDKDFRPIRTAHGDETVWNSFIEGLGQDNSYFSACWLYAETYMYRRLNNIFENTKTLNKLDYFQQQKHKALTNSYDAMVAVLRSIEAFNGEPKTTEEIGLFFRKLLKLNLWGNRCDLSISAGQDVKQDGDPFSLLDSLESCIVADHTLDIWKCIAADPAASGIVEIINDNSGYELFTDLCLADFIVHHKLAPKVCFNVKAIPWYISDVTPKDMQWTLDTLAAHETQPLLAQFGTRLKTHFASGMLEMRPVDNFWTSPYEFYRMRDIAPALYDKLSEAKLLVFKGDLNYRKLLGDFNFPYSTPFLDALRGFLPTNLCTLRTVKADLICGLPEGMADELTRKDASWMVTGEYGVIQFAGK from the exons ATGACGACTACGGATCTTACCACCAAGTACAACATCATCGATGAAAAGCCACCCTTTAATGCACCGTTAAAGGGTCAATACAAGCA GGGATTCGGTTACTATACAATGCGCGAACGATTGCCCGTCATCCTGACGCAGGTGATCGATCAGCTGTCCAAGGATAAGGAACAGATTGTGGAAAACTTTGGCGGTGAAACGGCACGGGAAGAGCTGAAGGCGGCGATCGGTGAAATATCGAAGCTTAAGTATGAACTGCAAACGGATAAAGATTTCCGCCCGATACGTACGGCGCACGGCGATGAAACGGTGTGGAACAGCTTCATCGAGGGACTCGGGCAGGATAATTCGTACTTTTCGGCCTGCTGGCTGTACGCGGAGACTTACATGTACCGTCGGTTGAATAACATCTTCGAAAACAC GAAAACTCTTAACAAACTGGACTACtttcagcagcaaaagcataaAGCGCTTACCAATTCGTACGATGCGATGGTTGCAGTACTGCGCTCCATAGAAGCATTCAACGGAGAGCCGAAAACGACGGAAGAAATTGGTTTGTTCTTCCGTAAGTTGTTaaag CTAAACCTTTGGGGTAATCGGTGCGATCTTTCAATCAGTGCTGGCCAGGACGTGAAACAGGATGGCGATCCATTCAGTTTGCTAGACTCGCTGGAATCGTGCATCGTTGCTGACCATACACTCGACATCTGGAAGTGCATCGCAGCCGACCCAGCTGCTTCCGGTATCGTCGAGATCATCAACGATAACTCCGGCTACGAGCTGTTCACCGATCTCTGTCTGGCCGACTTTATCGTACACCACAAACTCGCCCCCAAGGTATGCTTCAATGTGAAAGCCATACCCTGGTACATTTCGGACGTTACACCGAAGGACATGCAGTGGACGCTCGATACACTCGCCGCGCACGAAACGCAACCCCTGTTGGCACAGTTCGGTACACGCCTCAAGACTCACTTCGCATCCGGAATGCTCGAGATGCGTCCGGTTGATAATTTCTGGACCTCGCCGTACGAGTTCTATCGCATGCGGGACATTGCACCGGCACTATACGACAAGCTGTCCGAGGCCAAACTGCTTGTGTTCAAGGGTGATCTAAACTATCGTAAGCTGCTGGGTGATTTCAACTTCCCCTACAGTACACCGTTTCTGGACGCACTGCGAGGCTTTTTGCCAACGAATCTGTGCACGTTGCGTACGGTAAAGGCGGACCTGATCTGTGGACTGCCGGAAGGTATGGCCGATGAGTTGACCCGCAAGGATGCTTCCTGGATGGTGACAGGAGAGTATGGTGTAATACAGTTTGCCGGAAAATGA